The Taeniopygia guttata chromosome 6, bTaeGut7.mat, whole genome shotgun sequence genome contains a region encoding:
- the ECHS1 gene encoding enoyl-CoA hydratase, mitochondrial encodes MAAPLRALLRPAARAAAAALPRARLPPPLRAPRGARGCSAGAAFQYLLVQKTGAQKNVGLIQLNRPQALNALCEGLMAELRRALEAMESDPEVGAIVLTGSQKAFAAGADIKEMQNKTFQECYSSGFLAGWDKVSVVRKPIIAAVNGYALGGGCELAMMCDIIYAGEKAQFGQPEILLGTIPGAGGTQRLTRAVGKSLAMEMVLTGDRISAKEAKEAGLVSKIYPVEKLLDAAIACAEKIASNSKLVTAMAKESVNAAFETTLTEGNRTEKRLFYATFATSDRKEGMTAFVEKRKANFTDS; translated from the exons ATGGCCGCCCCGCTGCGAGCGCTCCTgcgccccgccgcccgcgccgccgccgccgcgctgccCCGAGCgcgcctcccgccgccgctccgcgccccCCGCGGCGCACGGGGCTGCAGCGCCG GGGCTGCATTCCAGTACCTGCTGGTACAGAAGACGGGGGCACAGAAGAACGTGGGGCTGATCCAGCTGAACCGGCCGCAGGCGCTCAATGCGCTCTGCGAGGGACTCATGGCAGAGCTGCGGCGGGCGCTGGAGGCCATGGAGAGCGACCCGGAGGTGGGAGCCATCGTCCTCACCGGCAGCCAGAAAGCCTTCGCAG CTGGCGCAGACATCAAGGAGATGCAGAATAAAACCTTCCAGGAGTGCTACAGCAGTGGCTTCCTCGCCGGGTGGGACAAGGTCTCCGTTGTCCGCAAACCCATCATCGCCGCCGTCAATGGCTACGCC ctgggagGCGGGTGCGAGCTGGCCATGATGTGCGACATCATCTACGCCGGGGAGAAGGCGCAGTTTGGGCAACCCGAAATCCTGCTGGGAACCATCCCAG GCGCCGGCGGGACGCAGAGGCTGACCAGGGCAGTGGGGAAGTCGCTGGCAATGGAGATGGTGCTCACCGGGGACCGCATTTCAGCAAAGGAGGCAAAGGAGGCAG GTCTGGTCAGCAAGATCTACCCtgtggagaagctgctggaCGCAGCCATTGCCTGCGCTGAGAAGATCGCCAGCAACTCCAAGCTGGTGACTGCCATGGCAAAGGAGTCAGTTAATGCTG CCTTCGAAACGACACTGACAGAGGGGAACAGGACAGAGAAGCGCCTCTTTTACGCCACCTTTGCCACT AGTGACCGCAAGGAGGGGATGACAGCATTCGTGGAGAAGCGCAAGGCCAACTTCACCGACAgctga
- the SPRN gene encoding shadow of prion protein: MRRSAAACWALVLLAATFCDTVAGKGGRGGARGAARGAARGAARSRPRAAVPRYGSAGAALRVAGAAAAGAAAGVAAGAALRRARLSGELQAGDGVEYRDGNWTAAASAWTSAAPAGTPPSRALPWLCPLAALLRR, translated from the coding sequence ATgcggcggagcgcggcggcgTGCTGggcgctggtgctgctggccgCCACCTTCTGCGACACGGTGGCCGGCAAGGGTGGGCGCGGCGGAGCCCGCGGCGCGGCCcgcggagcggcgcggggggcggcccGCAGCAGGCCGAGGGCGGCCGTGCCCCGGTACGGCTCTGCCGGGGCGGCCCTGCGCgtggcgggggcggcggcggcgggagcggcggccggcgtggcggcgggggcggccctGCGCCGGGCCCGGCTGTCCGGAGAGCTGCAAGCGGGAGACGGCGTCGAGTACCGCGACGGCAACTGGACGGCGGCCGCCAGCGCCTGGACCTCCGCCGCGCCGGCCGGGACCCCGCCGAGCCGGGcgctgccctggctctgcccgCTGGCCGCCCTCCTCCGCCGCTGA
- the MTG1 gene encoding mitochondrial ribosome-associated GTPase 1 yields MRVWAALRAAGTVPGGFRERFEFGGRDVASWFPRHMAKGLRQMRLALRRADCLVEVHDARIPLSGRNPALQEALGVRPHVLVLNKMDLADARRQPAVLEQLRQQGCSHVVFTDCQRDVNVKKVVPMVARLVADGPRYHRAESSEHNILVIGVPNVGKSSLINSLRRLHLKKGRATAVGGEPGITKAVLSRIQVCEKPLMYLVDTPGVLPPRLGDVETGMKLALCGAIHDHLVGEDVMADYLLYTLNKQQQFRYVQRYGLGQPCDHIEPLLKHVALSQGRTQKVKVLTGTGNVNMMMLNYPAAAYEFLRDFRAGRLGRVTLD; encoded by the exons ATGCGGGTGTGGGCAGCGCTGAGGGCGGCGGGGACGGTGCCGGGAGGTTTCCGGGAGCGTTTCGAGTTCGGCGGCCGCGATGTGGCCTCGTGGTTCCCGCGGCACATGGCGAAAG GCTTGCGGCAGATGCGGCTGGCGCTGCGCCGCGCTGACTGCCTCGTGGAGGTGCACGACGCTCGAAT TCCGCTGTCGGGCCGTAACCCCGCGCTGCAGGAGGCGCTGGGCGTCCGCCCTCACGTCCTGGTGCTGAACAAGATGGATCTGGCCGATGCCCGCCGGCAGCCG GCGgttttggagcagctgaggcagcagggatGCTCGCACGTAGTCTTCACCGACTGCCAGCGTGATGTCAACGTCAAGAAG gtTGTCCCCATGGTTGCCAGGCTGGTGGCCGATGGCCCACGCTACCACAGGGCTGAG AGTTCCGAGCACAACATCCTGGTGATCGGCGTGCCCAACGTGGGCAAGTCCTCGCTCATCAACTCCCTGCGGAGGCTGCACCTCAAGAAAG GCAGAGCCACTGCGGTGGGGGGTGAGCCAGGAATCACCAAGGCAGTGCTGTCCAGGATCCAG gtgtgtgAGAAGCCCCTGATGTACCTGGTGGACACCCCTGGTGTGCTGCcccccaggctgggggatgTGGAGACCGGCATGAAGCTGGCACTCTGTG GAGCCATCCATGACCACCTGGTGGGGGAGGACGTCATGGCTGACTACCTCCTGTACACCCTGAATAAGCAGCAGCAGTTCAG GTACGTGCAGCGCTATGGGCTGGGCCAGCCCTGCGACCACATCGAGCCCCTGCTGAAGCACGTGGCCCTCAGCCAGGGCCGCACGCAGAAGGTGAAGGTGCTCACAGGCACAG GGAATGTCAACATGATGATGCTCAACTACCCAGCTGCTGCCTACGAGTTCCTGCGGGACTTCCGAGCAGGACGCCTGGGCAGGGTGACACTGGACTGA
- the PAOX gene encoding peroxisomal N(1)-acetyl-spermine/spermidine oxidase isoform X2, producing the protein MESSGPRVVAVGAGLAGLGAAQRLRGHGSLRLLEAAARAGGRVCTRPFASGLAEMGAHWIHGPSPGNPVFCLASRYGLLGPEAAREENQQVEAGGHPPMPSVTYGSSGKVLNPKAVREARDLFYAVLASTRAFQGSKEPPWPSVGQYVRAEIARTVPTMARGQEDARRLQLAVLAACLKLECCISGTHSMDLVGLEPFGEYVSLPGLDCTFPGGYSSLAERLLSDLPEGTVLFNKAVRTIQWQGSFREEGDDARVFPVRVECEDGDVFLADHVIITVPLGFLKEHHQEFFQPPLPERKARAIRNLGFGTNNKIFLEFEQPFWEPEQQLLEVVWEDESPLEEPDADLEANWFKKLIGFVVLQPPEQHGHVLCGFIAGKESEHMETLSDAEVLSAMTRVLRTMTGARPALPARPLPRAICRSYPELRPQGIRACPRPGACSAPAGTALPTPAAPTATWPSAARGTTSMCSHSPCPRTPATPGPCSSCSPARPRTAPSTPPPTARCCRAGERPSDSTSSSRRPSPRLSPEAAK; encoded by the exons ATGGAGAGCAGCGGGCCGCGGGTGGTGGCGGTGGGCGCGGGGctggcggggctgggggcggccCAGCGGCTCCGCGGACACGGCTCCCTCCGCCTGCTGGAGGCGGCGGCCCGCGCCGGCGGCCGCGTCTGCACCCGCCCCTTCG CGTCGGGGCTGGCGGAGATGGGGGCACACTGGATCCACGGCCCCTCGCCGGGAAATCCCGTGTTCTGCCTGGCCTCCCGCTACGGCCTGCTGGGCCCGGAGGCCGCCCGGGAGGAGAACCAGCAGGTGGAAGCGGGGGGCCACCCCCCGATGCCGTCCGTCACCTACGGCAGCTCGGGGAAGGTGCTGAATCCCAAGGCAGTGCGCGAAGCCCGCGACCTCTTCTACGCCGTGCTGGCCTCCACCCGCGCTTTCCAGGGCTCCAAGGAGCCACCGTGGCCCAGCGTGGGCCAGTACGTGCGGGCAGAGATCGCCCGGACGGTGCCCACGATGGCGAGGGGCCAGGAGGATGCCCGGCGGCTGCAGCTGGCCGTGCTCGCCGCCTGCCTCAAGCTGGAGTGCTGCATCAGCGGGACCCACAGCATGGACCTGGTGGGCCTGGAGCCCTTCGGGGAGTACGTGTCGCTGCCCGGGCTGGACTGCACCTTCCCAGG CGGCTACAGCAGCTTGGCCGAGCGCCTGCTCTCGGACCTGCCCGAGGGCACCGTCCTGTTCAACAAGGCGGTGAGGACCATCCAGTGGCAAGGGTCCTTCCGTGAGGAAGGGGACGATGCCAGGGTTTTCCCCGTCCGGGTGGAGTGCGAGGATGGAGATGTCTTCCTTGCTGACCACGTCATCATCACTGTCCCACTGG GTTTCCTCAAGGAACACCACCAGGAATTCTTCCAGCCCCCCCTTCCCGAGCGGAAAGCACGGGCAATTCGCAACCTGGGCTTTGGCACCAACAACAAGATCTTCCTGGAGTTCGAGCAGCCTTTCTGGGAGCccgagcagcagctcctggaggtgGTGTGGGAGGACGAGTCACCCCTGGAGGAGCCCGACGCTGACCTGGAGGCCAACTGGTTCAAGAAGCTCATCGGATTCGTGGTGCTGCAGCCGCCAGAGCA GCACGGGCACGTCCTGTGCGGCTTCATCGCGGGGAAGGAGTCGGAGCACATGGAGACGCTGAGCGACGCCGAGGTGCTCAGCGCCATGACCCGCGTCCTGCGCACGATGACAGGTGCCCGCCCCGCCCTCCCCGCCCGCCCGCTGCCCCGGGCGATCTGTCGATCCTACCCCGAGCTCCGTCCGCAGGGAATCCGAGCCTGCCCGCGCCCAGGAGCGTGCTCCGCTCCCGCTGGCACAGCGCTCCCTACACCCGCGGCTCCTACAGCTACGTGGCCGTCGGCAGCTCGGGGGACGACATCGATGTGCTCGCACAGCCCCTGCCCGAGGACCCCCGCGACCCCCGG cccctgcagctcctgttcGCCGGCGAGGCCACGCACCGCACCTTCTACTCCACCACCCACGGCGCGCTGCTGTCGGGCTGGCGAGAGGCCGAGCGACTCAACCAGCTCTTCCAGGCGCCCGTCCCCGCGCCTCAGTCCTGAGGCGGCGAAATAA
- the PAOX gene encoding peroxisomal N(1)-acetyl-spermine/spermidine oxidase isoform X3, which produces MESSGPRVVAVGAGLAGLGAAQRLRGHGSLRLLEAAARAGGRVCTRPFASGLAEMGAHWIHGPSPGNPVFCLASRYGLLGPEAAREENQQVEAGGHPPMPSVTYGSSGKVLNPKAVREARDLFYAVLASTRAFQGSKEPPWPSVGQYVRAEIARTVPTMARGQEDARRLQLAVLAACLKLECCISGTHSMDLVGLEPFGEYVSLPGLDCTFPGGYSSLAERLLSDLPEGTVLFNKAVRTIQWQGSFREEGDDARVFPVRVECEDGDVFLADHVIITVPLGFLKEHHQEFFQPPLPERKARAIRNLGFGTNNKIFLEFEQPFWEPEQQLLEVVWEDESPLEEPDADLEANWFKKLIGFVVLQPPEQHGHVLCGFIAGKESEHMETLSDAEVLSAMTRVLRTMTGNPSLPAPRSVLRSRWHSAPYTRGSYSYVAVGSSGDDIDVLAQPLPEDPRDPRPLQLLFAGEATHRTFYSTTHGALLSGWREAERLNQLFQAPVPAPQS; this is translated from the exons ATGGAGAGCAGCGGGCCGCGGGTGGTGGCGGTGGGCGCGGGGctggcggggctgggggcggccCAGCGGCTCCGCGGACACGGCTCCCTCCGCCTGCTGGAGGCGGCGGCCCGCGCCGGCGGCCGCGTCTGCACCCGCCCCTTCG CGTCGGGGCTGGCGGAGATGGGGGCACACTGGATCCACGGCCCCTCGCCGGGAAATCCCGTGTTCTGCCTGGCCTCCCGCTACGGCCTGCTGGGCCCGGAGGCCGCCCGGGAGGAGAACCAGCAGGTGGAAGCGGGGGGCCACCCCCCGATGCCGTCCGTCACCTACGGCAGCTCGGGGAAGGTGCTGAATCCCAAGGCAGTGCGCGAAGCCCGCGACCTCTTCTACGCCGTGCTGGCCTCCACCCGCGCTTTCCAGGGCTCCAAGGAGCCACCGTGGCCCAGCGTGGGCCAGTACGTGCGGGCAGAGATCGCCCGGACGGTGCCCACGATGGCGAGGGGCCAGGAGGATGCCCGGCGGCTGCAGCTGGCCGTGCTCGCCGCCTGCCTCAAGCTGGAGTGCTGCATCAGCGGGACCCACAGCATGGACCTGGTGGGCCTGGAGCCCTTCGGGGAGTACGTGTCGCTGCCCGGGCTGGACTGCACCTTCCCAGG CGGCTACAGCAGCTTGGCCGAGCGCCTGCTCTCGGACCTGCCCGAGGGCACCGTCCTGTTCAACAAGGCGGTGAGGACCATCCAGTGGCAAGGGTCCTTCCGTGAGGAAGGGGACGATGCCAGGGTTTTCCCCGTCCGGGTGGAGTGCGAGGATGGAGATGTCTTCCTTGCTGACCACGTCATCATCACTGTCCCACTGG GTTTCCTCAAGGAACACCACCAGGAATTCTTCCAGCCCCCCCTTCCCGAGCGGAAAGCACGGGCAATTCGCAACCTGGGCTTTGGCACCAACAACAAGATCTTCCTGGAGTTCGAGCAGCCTTTCTGGGAGCccgagcagcagctcctggaggtgGTGTGGGAGGACGAGTCACCCCTGGAGGAGCCCGACGCTGACCTGGAGGCCAACTGGTTCAAGAAGCTCATCGGATTCGTGGTGCTGCAGCCGCCAGAGCA GCACGGGCACGTCCTGTGCGGCTTCATCGCGGGGAAGGAGTCGGAGCACATGGAGACGCTGAGCGACGCCGAGGTGCTCAGCGCCATGACCCGCGTCCTGCGCACGATGACAG GGAATCCGAGCCTGCCCGCGCCCAGGAGCGTGCTCCGCTCCCGCTGGCACAGCGCTCCCTACACCCGCGGCTCCTACAGCTACGTGGCCGTCGGCAGCTCGGGGGACGACATCGATGTGCTCGCACAGCCCCTGCCCGAGGACCCCCGCGACCCCCGG cccctgcagctcctgttcGCCGGCGAGGCCACGCACCGCACCTTCTACTCCACCACCCACGGCGCGCTGCTGTCGGGCTGGCGAGAGGCCGAGCGACTCAACCAGCTCTTCCAGGCGCCCGTCCCCGCGCCTCAGTCCTGA
- the PAOX gene encoding peroxisomal N(1)-acetyl-spermine/spermidine oxidase isoform X1, translating into MREPLHLTPPGRGAGPEWAGHVAGVAGPVSTRGSNGSRSRTRRGPPAPAISGSRCAPTASPRARLGVTRSPSLLPSLPAASGLAEMGAHWIHGPSPGNPVFCLASRYGLLGPEAAREENQQVEAGGHPPMPSVTYGSSGKVLNPKAVREARDLFYAVLASTRAFQGSKEPPWPSVGQYVRAEIARTVPTMARGQEDARRLQLAVLAACLKLECCISGTHSMDLVGLEPFGEYVSLPGLDCTFPGGYSSLAERLLSDLPEGTVLFNKAVRTIQWQGSFREEGDDARVFPVRVECEDGDVFLADHVIITVPLGFLKEHHQEFFQPPLPERKARAIRNLGFGTNNKIFLEFEQPFWEPEQQLLEVVWEDESPLEEPDADLEANWFKKLIGFVVLQPPEQHGHVLCGFIAGKESEHMETLSDAEVLSAMTRVLRTMTGNPSLPAPRSVLRSRWHSAPYTRGSYSYVAVGSSGDDIDVLAQPLPEDPRDPRPLQLLFAGEATHRTFYSTTHGALLSGWREAERLNQLFQAPVPAPQS; encoded by the exons ATGCGGGAGCCGCTGCACCTGACCCCCCCGGGCCGTGGGGCCGGTCCGGAGTGGGCGGGACACGTGGCGGGGGTGGCCGGTCCCGTGAGCACGCGGGGATCGAACGGAAGCCGGTCACGGACGCGGCGGGGCCCGCCGGCTCCGGCCATTTCGGGGTCCCGCTGCGCCCCGACGGCTTCTCCACGGGCACGGCTCGGGGTGACCcgctctccctccctccttccctccctgccggCAGCGTCGGGGCTGGCGGAGATGGGGGCACACTGGATCCACGGCCCCTCGCCGGGAAATCCCGTGTTCTGCCTGGCCTCCCGCTACGGCCTGCTGGGCCCGGAGGCCGCCCGGGAGGAGAACCAGCAGGTGGAAGCGGGGGGCCACCCCCCGATGCCGTCCGTCACCTACGGCAGCTCGGGGAAGGTGCTGAATCCCAAGGCAGTGCGCGAAGCCCGCGACCTCTTCTACGCCGTGCTGGCCTCCACCCGCGCTTTCCAGGGCTCCAAGGAGCCACCGTGGCCCAGCGTGGGCCAGTACGTGCGGGCAGAGATCGCCCGGACGGTGCCCACGATGGCGAGGGGCCAGGAGGATGCCCGGCGGCTGCAGCTGGCCGTGCTCGCCGCCTGCCTCAAGCTGGAGTGCTGCATCAGCGGGACCCACAGCATGGACCTGGTGGGCCTGGAGCCCTTCGGGGAGTACGTGTCGCTGCCCGGGCTGGACTGCACCTTCCCAGG CGGCTACAGCAGCTTGGCCGAGCGCCTGCTCTCGGACCTGCCCGAGGGCACCGTCCTGTTCAACAAGGCGGTGAGGACCATCCAGTGGCAAGGGTCCTTCCGTGAGGAAGGGGACGATGCCAGGGTTTTCCCCGTCCGGGTGGAGTGCGAGGATGGAGATGTCTTCCTTGCTGACCACGTCATCATCACTGTCCCACTGG GTTTCCTCAAGGAACACCACCAGGAATTCTTCCAGCCCCCCCTTCCCGAGCGGAAAGCACGGGCAATTCGCAACCTGGGCTTTGGCACCAACAACAAGATCTTCCTGGAGTTCGAGCAGCCTTTCTGGGAGCccgagcagcagctcctggaggtgGTGTGGGAGGACGAGTCACCCCTGGAGGAGCCCGACGCTGACCTGGAGGCCAACTGGTTCAAGAAGCTCATCGGATTCGTGGTGCTGCAGCCGCCAGAGCA GCACGGGCACGTCCTGTGCGGCTTCATCGCGGGGAAGGAGTCGGAGCACATGGAGACGCTGAGCGACGCCGAGGTGCTCAGCGCCATGACCCGCGTCCTGCGCACGATGACAG GGAATCCGAGCCTGCCCGCGCCCAGGAGCGTGCTCCGCTCCCGCTGGCACAGCGCTCCCTACACCCGCGGCTCCTACAGCTACGTGGCCGTCGGCAGCTCGGGGGACGACATCGATGTGCTCGCACAGCCCCTGCCCGAGGACCCCCGCGACCCCCGG cccctgcagctcctgttcGCCGGCGAGGCCACGCACCGCACCTTCTACTCCACCACCCACGGCGCGCTGCTGTCGGGCTGGCGAGAGGCCGAGCGACTCAACCAGCTCTTCCAGGCGCCCGTCCCCGCGCCTCAGTCCTGA